The following proteins are co-located in the Marispirochaeta aestuarii genome:
- a CDS encoding TRAP transporter large permease, whose amino-acid sequence MSVLLISLLILLVIGVPIAYSLGISSFLYFILIHPELIAILPQRLFAGMNSYTMIALPLFCLMGFLMNEGGITRRLIDFSLLFVGRLRGGLGLVNVLASMIFGGISGSSVSDTASIGAVLIPEMENKGYSPEFASGITVASSTMGMIIPPSVPMVVYALAAEESVGRLFLGSLFPGLMIGILMLVITVGISSFRKFPREEFSLDKKKKIETFNRAILALIMPLFVIGSVVFGIATATESAGIGVLYAFVVGTVIFRTLKIKKIPKLMKDAIMTSANVMIIIALSKLYIWILAIEHVPQQLSMFISQLNMPGVWIIIAVNLVILVSGTFIDVSPAILLLTPVLLPIVQSFGMNPVQFGVLLISGLAVGLVTPPVGMCLNVASAISGLRIGKIFYGAMPFLAANLITLLLISFVPQLTLWLPELLMK is encoded by the coding sequence ATGAGTGTTCTCCTTATCAGCCTGCTGATTCTTCTTGTTATCGGTGTTCCCATAGCCTATTCCCTGGGAATTTCTTCCTTCCTCTATTTTATTCTCATTCATCCGGAACTGATTGCCATACTGCCCCAGCGCCTGTTCGCGGGGATGAACTCCTATACAATGATAGCCCTGCCCCTTTTCTGTCTGATGGGTTTTCTCATGAACGAGGGAGGTATTACCCGCAGGCTTATCGATTTTTCCCTGCTCTTTGTCGGACGCCTCAGGGGTGGTCTGGGACTGGTTAATGTTCTGGCCAGTATGATTTTCGGCGGTATTTCCGGATCTTCAGTATCCGATACCGCATCCATCGGAGCCGTTCTTATTCCGGAGATGGAGAACAAGGGATACTCTCCTGAATTTGCAAGCGGCATAACCGTTGCCTCCTCCACCATGGGAATGATTATTCCCCCCAGTGTGCCGATGGTCGTGTATGCTCTGGCCGCCGAGGAGTCCGTTGGACGGCTCTTCCTGGGAAGCCTGTTTCCAGGGCTCATGATCGGCATTCTGATGCTGGTTATAACCGTTGGAATTTCTTCCTTCAGGAAATTCCCCAGGGAGGAGTTCAGTCTTGATAAGAAAAAGAAGATCGAGACCTTTAACAGGGCGATCCTGGCCCTGATAATGCCCCTTTTTGTGATCGGCTCCGTGGTTTTCGGTATCGCCACCGCCACCGAATCCGCAGGAATAGGTGTTCTGTATGCCTTTGTCGTGGGGACCGTAATATTCAGAACCCTGAAGATCAAAAAAATCCCGAAACTCATGAAGGATGCCATCATGACAAGCGCCAATGTCATGATAATAATTGCCCTGTCAAAGCTCTATATCTGGATTCTTGCCATCGAGCATGTACCCCAGCAGTTGTCCATGTTCATCAGCCAGCTGAATATGCCGGGGGTCTGGATCATAATAGCTGTAAACCTGGTAATCCTTGTTTCAGGGACCTTCATCGATGTGAGTCCCGCAATTCTTCTGCTGACCCCGGTACTGCTGCCCATAGTGCAGAGCTTCGGAATGAATCCCGTGCAGTTCGGGGTCCTTCTGATCTCCGGACTGGCAGTCGGTCTTGTTACACCGCCTGTGGGAATGTGTCTCAATGTTGCTTCTGCCATATCGGGGCTGCGTATCGGAAAAATCTTCTATGGTGCAATGCCGTTTCTGGCGGCCAATTTGATAACCCTTTTGCTCATCAGCTTTGTTCCCCAGTTAACTCTGTGGCTGCCGGAATTATTGATGAAATAA
- the pgsA gene encoding CDP-diacylglycerol--glycerol-3-phosphate 3-phosphatidyltransferase: MNLPNKLTVLRIVITPLFLLFFLAPDWISAMTLPGTIIVWLLYLLIESSDVLDGYIARKYNLVSDLGKVLDPFADVLSRITYFICFTAAGIMPVVILAVLLYREFSITFLRMVLIRKGVAMAASVWGKLKAVTYAIAGVLGLVTVSAFRLNLFSSYLHLFERVTLAVFIMAAVASVASFITYLKAAVPVLRDSFQE; the protein is encoded by the coding sequence ATGAACCTGCCGAATAAACTGACTGTTTTGCGGATTGTAATTACACCGCTTTTCCTGCTTTTTTTTCTTGCACCCGACTGGATCAGTGCAATGACGCTTCCCGGCACTATTATTGTCTGGCTGCTTTACCTGCTGATTGAGAGCTCCGATGTTCTGGACGGTTATATCGCGCGAAAGTACAACCTGGTTTCGGACCTGGGAAAGGTATTGGACCCTTTTGCGGATGTTCTGAGCCGCATAACCTATTTTATCTGTTTTACCGCTGCGGGAATCATGCCGGTGGTAATCCTCGCTGTACTGCTCTACAGGGAGTTCTCCATTACTTTTTTGCGAATGGTGCTTATTCGAAAAGGTGTTGCCATGGCAGCCAGTGTCTGGGGAAAACTCAAGGCCGTTACATACGCGATTGCCGGAGTTCTGGGTCTGGTGACTGTTTCCGCCTTCAGGCTGAACCTGTTCTCATCCTACCTGCATCTGTTTGAAAGGGTTACCCTGGCGGTATTCATTATGGCTGCGGTGGCATCGGTAGCTTCCTTTATTACCTATTTAAAGGCTGCTGTGCCGGTATTGCGGGATTCCTTTCAGGAGTAA
- the kduD gene encoding 2-dehydro-3-deoxy-D-gluconate 5-dehydrogenase KduD translates to MSLSFDLSGKVAIVTGASTGLGQGMALGLAAAGADIVGVDYVESQETAALVDKSGRRYLEIKADLMSIEPIDGIIEKAVKEFGRIDILVNNAGIIRREDSINFSEKDWDDVMNINVKTVFFMSQAAARQFIKQKQGGKIINIASMLSFQGGIRVPSYTASKSGVMGITRLMANEWAKYNINVNALAPGYMATNNTAPLRADKERSAEILGRIPAGRWGLPEDLQGPVVFLASPASDYIQGYTIAVDGGWLAR, encoded by the coding sequence GTGAGCCTGTCATTTGATCTCAGTGGAAAAGTTGCAATCGTAACCGGTGCATCCACCGGACTTGGTCAGGGAATGGCCCTGGGGCTGGCAGCCGCAGGGGCTGATATTGTAGGTGTGGATTATGTTGAATCCCAGGAGACCGCCGCTCTTGTTGATAAATCAGGAAGGAGATACCTGGAAATCAAAGCCGACCTGATGAGTATTGAACCGATAGATGGAATTATTGAGAAGGCGGTCAAAGAATTCGGCAGAATCGATATTCTTGTCAACAATGCAGGCATTATACGGCGGGAGGACTCGATAAATTTCAGCGAGAAGGACTGGGATGATGTCATGAACATCAACGTCAAAACGGTCTTTTTCATGAGCCAGGCCGCGGCCCGGCAGTTCATCAAACAGAAACAGGGCGGCAAGATCATAAACATTGCATCCATGCTTTCGTTTCAGGGAGGTATCAGGGTTCCTTCCTATACCGCGAGTAAAAGCGGGGTTATGGGAATAACCCGTCTGATGGCCAACGAATGGGCAAAGTACAATATCAATGTGAATGCCCTTGCCCCCGGTTATATGGCCACAAACAACACGGCACCTCTCCGCGCAGACAAAGAGCGGAGTGCGGAAATACTGGGACGTATACCCGCGGGACGCTGGGGGCTTCCGGAAGACCTGCAGGGACCGGTTGTATTTCTGGCGTCGCCGGCTTCGGATTACATTCAGGGCTATACCATTGCAGTCGACGGTGGTTGGCTGGCCCGATAG
- a CDS encoding IclR family transcriptional regulator, giving the protein MSVQSIDRTFDILELLSHFESGLSLTEISEKIDLPKSTVHRLLKVLRDRNYIEKSESPNVYRLGLAFIELCSGLLNSLELKTEAQVYLRKLMQQTGQVVFLAIQQDGEVVYIDKTEKHNEIRDYCFIGQRRPLYCTALGKSLLTGCSDDEIREIVDPAAMSRFTDNTITDVESLIREIHISRERGYSIDNEEVELGMKCVSAPILDYRNMVIAAVSTSWDLSYTEADVTERNARLVMETARSISLRMGYRGRTPVYG; this is encoded by the coding sequence ATGAGCGTACAATCCATCGACCGTACCTTTGATATCCTTGAGTTGCTGTCGCATTTTGAAAGCGGACTCTCTCTTACCGAGATCAGCGAAAAGATCGATCTGCCCAAGAGCACGGTGCATCGTCTGCTGAAGGTGCTCAGGGACCGTAACTACATTGAAAAGAGCGAATCTCCGAATGTCTACCGTCTGGGGCTCGCCTTTATCGAGCTGTGCAGCGGCCTGCTCAACAGTCTCGAGCTTAAGACCGAGGCTCAGGTTTACCTTCGAAAACTGATGCAGCAGACCGGGCAGGTGGTTTTTCTGGCGATACAGCAGGACGGTGAGGTGGTCTATATCGACAAGACGGAAAAGCACAACGAGATACGGGACTACTGTTTTATAGGACAGCGACGCCCCCTGTATTGTACGGCTCTGGGAAAATCTCTGCTAACCGGCTGCTCTGATGACGAGATACGGGAGATCGTCGACCCCGCTGCCATGAGCCGGTTCACAGACAATACCATCACCGACGTGGAATCCCTGATACGGGAGATTCATATCTCCCGGGAGAGGGGGTACTCCATCGATAATGAAGAGGTGGAGCTGGGGATGAAATGCGTCTCCGCCCCCATCCTGGACTACCGGAATATGGTTATTGCCGCCGTAAGTACCTCCTGGGACCTGTCCTATACGGAGGCTGATGTAACCGAGCGTAATGCCCGGCTTGTCATGGAAACTGCCAGATCCATCAGTCTTCGCATGGGGTACAGGGGCAGGACACCGGTTTATGGTTGA
- a CDS encoding TRAP transporter small permease, translating to MKGITAVEKQISSFLEAVVTAFFGLILLLTILLVILRYLFNTSIVGGNELMEFLFIYTTALGAAVSLGKRSHIKVTYFVDQLPPFSRAVVDTFSLLLVLLINVVLLRLSFPWIAKVGDAASPVLRLPSWVAMISVPIGCSLAVLYCAYDIYKIWRFHDSAKGEEA from the coding sequence ATGAAAGGAATAACCGCCGTTGAAAAACAGATCAGTTCTTTCCTGGAGGCTGTTGTCACAGCCTTTTTCGGATTGATTCTGCTTTTGACAATTCTGCTTGTGATCCTGCGATACCTTTTCAATACCTCCATAGTCGGAGGTAATGAGCTCATGGAGTTTCTCTTTATCTATACTACTGCGCTGGGCGCTGCGGTCTCCCTGGGAAAGCGGAGCCATATCAAAGTGACCTACTTTGTCGATCAGCTGCCGCCGTTTTCCCGGGCCGTGGTTGATACCTTTTCTCTGCTTCTTGTTCTGTTAATCAATGTCGTCCTGTTACGCCTGAGTTTTCCCTGGATTGCCAAGGTCGGCGACGCGGCTTCTCCGGTACTGAGGCTGCCGTCCTGGGTGGCGATGATCAGCGTCCCCATCGGCTGTTCCCTGGCAGTACTGTACTGTGCTTACGATATATACAAAATATGGCGGTTTCATGATTCCGCAAAGGGAGAGGAAGCATGA
- a CDS encoding WGR domain-containing protein, which translates to MIITFFKEDAKGSFWYYSVHDRQGNLFTEYALTVVWGREPNAGREKVYLYESAREMDRALRSILRKKVSQGYKVLYRFARNKRYIALLQEFDFHAV; encoded by the coding sequence ATGATAATTACCTTTTTTAAAGAAGATGCAAAAGGGAGTTTCTGGTACTACTCGGTTCATGATCGCCAGGGAAACCTTTTTACCGAATATGCTCTCACAGTAGTGTGGGGCAGGGAGCCGAACGCAGGAAGAGAGAAGGTCTATCTCTATGAATCGGCCCGTGAAATGGACCGCGCATTGCGGTCGATTCTGCGAAAGAAGGTCTCCCAGGGCTACAAGGTCCTTTATCGATTTGCGAGAAATAAACGATACATTGCGTTGTTGCAGGAATTTGATTTTCATGCAGTGTAA
- a CDS encoding TRAP transporter substrate-binding protein: MKKIVLFVCVLSLVFSVVLMAEGQKESESAAAEKTYVFKYSNSQSDSHPRSQSMFFFKDKLEKASNGRIKVELYTGGVLGTEAEVLDQVKIGTIQGCRGGLFERASGMYLIYTLPFMFENIDQVLKVMNSDFGAKVNESAMENGLYIPATGVAGGFRNITNSKRPIRTVEDVRGLKMRTPPIDMTIKTFKAIGANPQQVAYTETYMALKTGVVDGQENPFSNTVDMKFYEPQRYLSVVNWQVHPDPFYVNPDWYKSLPEDLKAVFDSVAEATMDYSNELWLSSEKDYYLVLQEKLEVNEIDSAAREGFVKAVKPVWQGYVDEGLFTWDEINEVLAIANK, translated from the coding sequence ATGAAAAAAATTGTTCTGTTCGTCTGTGTGCTGAGTCTGGTGTTTTCCGTCGTACTGATGGCGGAAGGTCAAAAGGAGAGTGAAAGCGCTGCTGCTGAAAAAACCTATGTCTTTAAATATTCCAATTCACAATCAGATTCCCACCCCCGAAGTCAGTCCATGTTCTTTTTCAAGGACAAGCTGGAAAAAGCCAGTAATGGACGTATAAAGGTTGAGCTGTATACCGGCGGCGTCCTCGGAACTGAAGCTGAAGTTCTTGACCAGGTAAAAATCGGCACTATTCAGGGATGCCGGGGCGGACTTTTTGAGAGGGCCAGCGGCATGTATCTGATTTATACCCTGCCCTTTATGTTCGAAAATATCGATCAGGTTCTCAAGGTTATGAACAGTGATTTTGGAGCCAAAGTCAACGAAAGCGCCATGGAGAACGGGCTCTATATACCCGCAACCGGTGTAGCCGGAGGATTCAGAAACATTACCAACAGCAAACGCCCCATCAGAACTGTAGAGGATGTTCGCGGCCTCAAGATGAGGACGCCTCCCATAGATATGACCATCAAAACCTTTAAAGCTATTGGTGCAAACCCTCAGCAGGTTGCCTACACCGAAACCTATATGGCCCTGAAAACCGGTGTGGTCGACGGACAGGAAAACCCCTTTTCCAACACCGTGGACATGAAGTTCTATGAACCCCAGCGCTATCTCTCAGTTGTCAACTGGCAGGTGCATCCCGATCCCTTCTATGTGAATCCGGACTGGTATAAGTCCCTGCCCGAAGATCTGAAAGCAGTATTCGATTCCGTTGCAGAGGCCACCATGGACTATTCCAACGAACTGTGGCTGAGTTCCGAAAAGGACTATTACCTGGTTCTGCAGGAAAAACTGGAAGTAAACGAAATCGATTCCGCTGCCCGGGAAGGCTTCGTAAAAGCTGTCAAGCCGGTATGGCAGGGCTATGTGGATGAAGGGCTTTTTACCTGGGACGAGATCAACGAAGTTCTTGCAATAGCAAATAAGTAA
- a CDS encoding carboxypeptidase M32, with translation MRDYIGELKGMTREYQLLNESSAILAWDQETYIPPAALPERGEQLALLQSLAHKKLTSPRVGELLAACGCSDDAPWGSAGADTRDGAYLRELYRAYTRQIRIPSTLVEAIARATSAGQAAWAEARGKNDFALFKPYLEKVLSLVVEKAQAVGYQDHPYDALLDEYEPWMTTSEISRVFSGLESSLKGLASRISERPQVDDAFLYQSFSLEKQRKFARQIVKELGFDFSGGRIDETAHPFTTTLGARDVRITGRFREEYFGTGLFGLIHETGHALYEQGFDEEITGNILATGTSLGIHESQSRTWENVVGRSRAFWEHYLPLAREYFPSQFKDVGLDTFYRGINRVSPTHIRIDADEVTYGLHIILRFRLELALVRGDLKVDDLTGAWREASRDLLGIEPETSAEGELQDIHWSMGAIGYFPTYALGNLYGAQFWAAFENTVHDTDTLIRNGDFPVLRNWLRDSIHRHGASKTAGELCREVSGEDLKPDFLQDYLENKYRGIYGF, from the coding sequence ATGAGGGATTATATCGGCGAACTGAAAGGCATGACCCGGGAGTATCAGCTTTTGAACGAATCCTCGGCGATCCTTGCCTGGGACCAGGAAACCTATATTCCCCCGGCGGCCCTGCCGGAGAGGGGAGAACAGCTGGCTCTGCTGCAATCCCTGGCACATAAAAAACTTACCTCCCCAAGGGTTGGAGAACTTCTTGCAGCCTGCGGTTGCAGTGATGACGCACCCTGGGGTTCAGCCGGGGCGGATACCCGGGACGGAGCCTATCTGCGGGAGCTCTATCGTGCATATACACGGCAGATCCGGATTCCCTCGACCCTTGTAGAAGCCATTGCCCGGGCCACCAGTGCGGGGCAGGCTGCCTGGGCTGAGGCGAGGGGAAAAAACGATTTTGCCCTCTTTAAGCCGTATCTGGAAAAAGTTCTCTCCCTGGTAGTGGAGAAGGCCCAGGCCGTGGGGTACCAGGATCATCCCTATGATGCGCTCCTGGATGAGTACGAACCATGGATGACCACATCGGAGATCTCCCGGGTTTTTTCCGGTCTGGAATCCTCTTTAAAGGGTCTCGCTTCCCGGATATCAGAAAGACCCCAGGTTGACGACGCATTCCTCTATCAGTCCTTCAGCCTGGAAAAACAGCGGAAATTTGCCCGTCAGATTGTAAAAGAGCTGGGATTTGATTTTTCCGGGGGCCGAATCGACGAAACCGCTCATCCCTTTACCACAACCCTGGGTGCCCGGGACGTGCGCATAACCGGCCGCTTTCGGGAGGAATACTTCGGGACCGGGCTGTTCGGTCTTATTCACGAAACGGGACATGCTCTGTATGAGCAGGGTTTTGATGAAGAAATAACGGGAAATATCCTGGCCACCGGAACGTCCCTGGGGATTCATGAAAGCCAGTCCCGTACCTGGGAGAACGTGGTCGGGCGCAGCCGGGCCTTCTGGGAACACTACCTGCCCCTCGCCAGGGAGTATTTTCCCTCCCAGTTTAAAGATGTCGGGCTGGATACGTTTTATCGGGGAATCAACAGGGTTTCTCCCACCCATATCCGAATAGATGCGGATGAGGTAACCTACGGCCTCCATATTATCCTGCGTTTCAGGCTCGAACTGGCCCTGGTAAGGGGAGACTTGAAGGTGGATGATCTTACCGGCGCCTGGCGGGAGGCCTCCAGAGATCTTCTCGGGATAGAACCGGAGACAAGTGCAGAGGGAGAACTCCAGGACATACACTGGTCCATGGGAGCTATCGGATATTTTCCCACCTATGCTCTGGGAAATCTGTACGGTGCCCAGTTCTGGGCCGCCTTTGAGAATACGGTACATGATACCGATACTTTAATCAGGAACGGTGATTTCCCGGTTCTTCGAAACTGGCTCCGGGATTCAATACATCGTCATGGCGCATCAAAAACTGCCGGGGAACTGTGCAGGGAAGTAAGCGGAGAAGACTTGAAGCCTGATTTTCTTCAGGACTATCTGGAGAACAAGTATCGGGGGATTTACGGATTCTGA
- the kduI gene encoding 5-dehydro-4-deoxy-D-glucuronate isomerase has translation MDVRYAVHPEHGKTFDTSALRRHFLIDDLFAPGEIRLTYSHVDRIIAGSAVPLNEALSLEAGSELGADFFFQRREAGIINIGGPGRIVTEETTYKLGPRDGLYLGAGTKEVRFESGSSDNPANFYINSAPAHKSCPSRIITLKDAKEVNLGSREESNERTIHQYVHPDVVASCQLVMGMTLLKEGSIWNTMPAHTHDRRMEVYLYFGMEENTRVFHFIGEPSETRHIIVKNKEALIMPSWSIHSGVGTGRYAFIWGMVGENQTFTDMDHIAMEALK, from the coding sequence ATGGATGTTCGTTATGCAGTACATCCCGAACACGGGAAGACCTTTGATACATCGGCTCTGCGCAGGCATTTTCTGATCGATGACCTGTTTGCCCCCGGAGAGATCCGCCTTACCTACAGTCATGTGGACAGAATAATAGCCGGAAGTGCGGTACCCCTCAACGAGGCACTTTCTCTTGAAGCGGGAAGTGAACTCGGGGCTGATTTCTTTTTCCAGCGAAGGGAGGCGGGGATCATCAACATCGGGGGACCGGGCAGAATCGTCACGGAAGAGACGACCTATAAGCTCGGCCCCCGGGACGGGCTCTATCTTGGGGCGGGAACGAAAGAGGTCCGCTTCGAAAGCGGATCCTCCGATAATCCTGCGAATTTTTATATCAACAGCGCTCCGGCCCACAAATCATGTCCTTCCAGGATAATCACCCTGAAGGATGCCAAAGAGGTCAATCTCGGGTCCCGGGAAGAATCGAATGAGCGGACCATTCACCAGTATGTGCATCCCGATGTGGTGGCGAGCTGTCAGCTGGTAATGGGGATGACCCTGCTTAAAGAGGGCTCCATCTGGAACACCATGCCCGCCCATACCCATGATCGTCGAATGGAGGTGTATCTCTACTTCGGTATGGAGGAAAACACGCGGGTATTCCATTTTATCGGGGAACCCTCCGAAACCAGGCACATTATCGTTAAAAACAAGGAGGCGCTTATAATGCCCAGCTGGTCGATCCATTCCGGCGTCGGAACCGGACGCTACGCTTTTATCTGGGGCATGGTTGGCGAAAACCAGACATTCACGGATATGGACCATATAGCCATGGAAGCTCTCAAATAA
- the thrS gene encoding threonine--tRNA ligase, whose amino-acid sequence MSKEDIKAAESKADAKEEKLHRIRHSMAHVMAEAVLQMFPDGKVAIGPAIENGFYYDFDLPRSLKEEDLEDITLRMQEIIRKGLSFERRVITREDALERFADQPYKVELINELPEGEEISIYSQGDFTDLCRGPHVESTSKLNPQSFKLLSIAGAYWRGDEKRPMLQRIYGTAWTNPKDLRLYLQQLEELEKRDHRKVGRELDLFSTHEEAGPGLVYWHPKGARIRVAIEDFWRDEHRKNGYEFLFTPHVGKSWLWETSGHLDFYAEGMYPEMIMDKANYYAKPMNCPFHIMIYKTNKHSYRELPFRWAELGTVYRYEKSGTLHGLLRVRGFTQDDAHIFCTPEQVEDEILEVLRFSLHMLRSFGFKDIQAYLSTMPEKAVGDPDQWKLAEESLRKAIEAEGLEYEVDEGGGAFYGPKIDLKIKDALGRSWQLSTVQFDFNEPERFNMTYTDKSGAEKRPYMVHRALLGSLERFFGVLIEHYGGAFPVWLAPTQIMVIPVAAAFEEYADTVYRQLKEAGFRVDLDDSDDRLNAKIRNAQQDKIPYMLILGEKEAEAGAVSVRFRSGKQENGIPLNDFIARTNSVISDKKEL is encoded by the coding sequence ATGAGCAAAGAGGATATCAAAGCGGCAGAATCCAAGGCAGACGCCAAAGAGGAGAAACTTCACCGGATACGCCACTCCATGGCCCATGTAATGGCCGAGGCGGTGCTGCAGATGTTTCCGGACGGAAAGGTCGCCATCGGGCCGGCCATAGAGAACGGTTTTTATTACGATTTTGATCTTCCCCGTTCCCTGAAAGAGGAGGACCTGGAAGATATTACCCTGCGCATGCAGGAGATCATCAGGAAGGGACTTTCCTTTGAGAGAAGGGTTATAACCAGGGAGGACGCCCTGGAGCGATTTGCCGACCAGCCCTACAAGGTAGAGCTTATCAACGAACTGCCGGAGGGCGAGGAGATCTCGATCTACAGCCAGGGGGATTTTACCGACCTGTGCCGGGGGCCTCATGTGGAGAGCACCTCGAAGCTGAATCCTCAAAGTTTCAAGCTCCTCTCCATTGCAGGTGCCTACTGGAGGGGAGACGAAAAGCGTCCCATGCTGCAGCGTATCTATGGAACCGCCTGGACCAATCCCAAGGACCTGAGGCTTTATCTTCAGCAGCTGGAGGAGCTGGAAAAGCGGGACCACCGGAAGGTCGGACGGGAACTGGATCTCTTCAGCACCCATGAAGAGGCGGGGCCCGGACTCGTGTACTGGCATCCCAAAGGGGCTCGCATCCGGGTGGCCATCGAAGATTTCTGGCGGGACGAGCATCGCAAAAACGGCTATGAGTTCCTCTTTACCCCCCATGTGGGTAAATCCTGGCTCTGGGAAACCTCCGGACACCTGGATTTCTACGCCGAAGGCATGTACCCCGAGATGATCATGGATAAGGCCAACTATTATGCCAAGCCCATGAACTGCCCTTTTCATATAATGATCTACAAGACCAACAAGCACTCCTACCGGGAGCTGCCCTTCCGCTGGGCGGAGCTGGGAACGGTCTATCGCTATGAAAAGTCGGGAACCCTCCACGGGCTCTTGCGGGTTCGTGGATTTACCCAGGACGATGCGCATATTTTCTGTACCCCCGAGCAGGTGGAGGACGAAATCCTCGAAGTACTGCGCTTTTCTCTCCATATGCTCAGGTCCTTCGGATTCAAGGATATTCAGGCCTACCTTTCAACCATGCCCGAGAAGGCCGTGGGAGATCCCGATCAGTGGAAGCTGGCGGAAGAATCCCTCAGAAAAGCCATTGAAGCAGAGGGGCTGGAGTATGAGGTGGATGAAGGGGGAGGAGCCTTCTACGGACCCAAGATCGACCTTAAGATCAAGGATGCCCTGGGCCGCTCCTGGCAGCTTTCAACGGTTCAGTTCGATTTCAACGAACCTGAACGTTTTAACATGACCTACACCGACAAGTCCGGTGCCGAGAAACGTCCCTACATGGTGCACCGTGCCCTGCTGGGATCTCTTGAACGATTTTTCGGCGTACTGATAGAACACTACGGCGGGGCTTTTCCGGTCTGGCTTGCCCCGACCCAGATTATGGTTATCCCCGTGGCCGCCGCCTTTGAAGAGTATGCCGACACTGTCTACAGGCAACTCAAGGAGGCAGGATTCCGGGTCGATCTTGACGACAGTGATGACAGGCTGAATGCCAAGATTCGAAACGCCCAGCAGGACAAGATTCCCTACATGCTGATTCTGGGAGAAAAAGAGGCCGAAGCCGGGGCTGTATCTGTACGCTTCAGAAGCGGAAAACAGGAGAACGGAATACCCCTTAATGACTTTATAGCCAGGACAAACTCGGTTATTTCTGACAAAAAGGAACTCTAG
- a CDS encoding HAD family hydrolase, protein MQSIQALPESSASRIDFILCDIDDTLTRDGFLLPQAYEALWSLYRAGLRIVPVTGRPAGWCDMIIRQWPVDAVVGENGAFVMLRTQFGYDLIMHRSVAGDDVQKRLKDIRDFVLEEIPGLKVARDQSFRWFDLALDFAEDPPRFGMETAVRIKELCESKGATAKISSIHVNTWFGDYSKLDMARELLATHYKLTEQDQKERVFFCGDSPNDEPMFSFFPLACGVRNIEPFLTLMKNPPSFVTNKSHGEGFAEAAGIILSVSKRA, encoded by the coding sequence GTGCAGTCGATACAGGCCCTTCCGGAGAGCAGCGCCTCCCGGATAGACTTTATACTCTGCGATATTGACGACACCCTAACCCGGGACGGTTTTCTGCTGCCCCAGGCTTACGAAGCCCTGTGGTCCCTGTACCGTGCCGGGTTAAGGATTGTTCCGGTTACCGGAAGACCCGCCGGCTGGTGTGATATGATCATCAGGCAATGGCCTGTGGATGCGGTGGTTGGAGAGAACGGTGCCTTTGTCATGCTTCGGACTCAATTCGGATATGATTTGATCATGCACAGGTCGGTAGCCGGGGATGATGTACAAAAAAGGCTGAAGGATATCCGTGATTTTGTTCTGGAAGAGATTCCCGGCCTTAAGGTGGCAAGAGACCAGTCTTTTCGCTGGTTCGACCTGGCCCTGGATTTTGCGGAGGATCCTCCACGCTTCGGCATGGAGACGGCGGTCAGGATAAAGGAGTTGTGTGAATCGAAGGGTGCGACAGCAAAAATCAGCTCCATTCACGTGAACACCTGGTTCGGCGACTACAGCAAGCTGGATATGGCCAGGGAGCTGCTGGCTACTCATTACAAATTGACGGAGCAGGATCAGAAGGAACGTGTCTTTTTTTGCGGAGATTCTCCCAATGATGAGCCAATGTTCTCATTTTTTCCTCTGGCCTGCGGGGTCAGGAATATTGAACCTTTCCTGACCCTGATGAAAAACCCGCCCTCCTTTGTTACCAACAAATCACATGGAGAGGGATTTGCAGAAGCCGCCGGAATTATCCTGTCAGTTTCAAAAAGAGCCTGA